The following are encoded together in the Bactrocera neohumeralis isolate Rockhampton chromosome 6, APGP_CSIRO_Bneo_wtdbg2-racon-allhic-juicebox.fasta_v2, whole genome shotgun sequence genome:
- the LOC126760991 gene encoding cuticle protein 18.6, producing the protein MKMFDFLAILIYLQLSANLLPHSSAQPQQGSTLFTEFSADYKNQHNDDELKYAYHYYIDHPESMVHLHHREERHGTSVTGEYGLLEPNGNVRSVYYMVDGNGGFRATVRTRTAASSTRQLIRLEQKQPKEPIQHAQPVAFIN; encoded by the exons ATGAAAATGTTCGATTTCCTTGCCATCCTCATATATCTTCAATTATCTGCGAATTTGTTGCCACATTCAAGCGCTCAACCCCAGCAGGGCTCAACGCTTTTTACAGAGTTTTCTGCAGATTACAAAAATCAGCACAACGACGATGAG TTGAAATACGCGTATCACTACTACATCGATCATCCGGAGTCCATGGTGCATTTGCATCATCGTGAAGAGCGCCACGGCACGAGTGTCACTGGCGAGTATGGTTTGCTGGAGCCCAACGGCAATGTGCGTAGTGTCTACTACATGGTAGACGGTAATGGCGGCTTTCGTGCCACTGTACGCACGCGTACGGCAGCGAGCAGCACACGTCAGCTAATTCGATTAGAACAAAAACAGCCGAAGGAACCCATACAACATGCCCAACCAGTGGCTTTTATCAATTGA
- the LOC126760969 gene encoding uncharacterized protein LOC126760969 translates to MFTQSTYALVTCLISISSAIRVDFNTNKGPIVPPTPRTTVRPLPPFREPAPVWEDQSNDIPNPNPYTYILPPPSRPRTTGNNVGNAGQRPLHYYGNLLLPSNENAFTQQGSTNVGGGSLAAKYIPNVGIRYTAVVAPTYNSNNHNINYNNNNQANRNNGGGNYFDVNNKLHGKYYNAKTKKYKAYEKVKYVPQNYYPLSALALPIEKPYTNAFNQEQLIRTQQLPQIAAPNAFRPVEKAATEAQLHSAASIRQNTISAAATTPLAANTAVPQAKWAHEKDQPLLKGKSLPESSKAQAQLPITSTTTTTKLNTLGGQQANAISSAKSR, encoded by the exons TTCACACAATCCACATACGCGCTGGTCACGTGCCTCATTTCAATTAGCTCGGCGATACGTGTCGATTTCAATACGAACAAGGGTCCCATTGTGCCGCCAACACCACGTACAACGGTACGTCCGCTGCCGCCGTTCCGTGAGCCCGCGCCCGTCTGGGAGGATCAAAGCAATGATATACCGAACCCGAATCCATACAC CTACATTTTACCGCCACCGTCGCGACCACGTACAACCGGCAATAATGTTGGCAACGCCGGTCAAAGGCCACTGCACTACTATGGCAACCTCTTGCTGCCCTCCAACGAGAATGCCTTCACCCAGCAGGGCAGTACGAATGTGGGCGGCGGCAGCTTGGCAGCGAAATATATACCGAATGTCGGTATACGGTACACAGCGGTGGTGGCGCCTACctataacagcaacaaccacaatatcaactacaataacaacaatcaaGCCAATCGCAACAACGGTGGCGGCAATTACTTCGACGTGAACAATAAATTGCATGGCAAATACTATAATGCCAAAACGAAAAAGTACAAGGCATACGAGAAGGTCAAATACGTGCCACAAAACTAT TATCCACTATCTGCATTGGCACTACCCATCGAAAAACCTTACACAAACGCATTCAATCAAGAACAGTTGATACGCACACAACAGTTGCCACAAATTGCCGCACCAAACGCCTTTCGGCCAGTTGAAAAGGCAGCAACCGAAGCGCAGCTACACAGCGCAGCATCAATCAGGCAAAATACCATAAGCGCAGCCGCAACAACACCTTTAGCTGCCAACACGGCTGTGCCACAAGCCAAGTGGGCGCACGAGAAAGATCAGCCGCTGTTGAAAGGCAAGTCCCTCCCCGAATCCAGCAAAGCACAAGCGCAGCTACCAAttacttcaacaacaacaaccacgaAACTAAACACATTGGGAGGTCAACAGGCGAACGCAATCTCGAGTGCGAAGAGCAGGTGA